From the genome of Poecile atricapillus isolate bPoeAtr1 unplaced genomic scaffold, bPoeAtr1.hap1 scaffold_249, whole genome shotgun sequence, one region includes:
- the LOC131574329 gene encoding disintegrin and metalloproteinase domain-containing protein 22-like — protein MPPGVSTNSASSSKKRSAFLSHFQISTCSITHYSISQNISLFCSRSNGLSHSWSERIPDTKHISDICENGRPRSNSWQGNIGGNRKKVRGKRFRPRSNSTETLSPAKSPSSSTGSIASSRKYPYPMPPLPDEEKKVNRQSARLWETSI, from the exons ATGCCTCCTGGAGTCAGCACAAACTCTGCATCTAGTTCTAAGAAGAGGTCTGCTTTTCTGTCGCATTTTCAGATTTCTACCTGTTCCATCACCCATTATTCCATTAGTCAGAACATTTCATTGTTTTGCAGCAG GTCAAATGGATTATCTCATTCCTGGAGTGAAAGGATCCCAGACACAAAACATATTTCAGACATTTGTGAAAATGGGAGGCCTAGGAGTAATTCTTGGCAAG GTAATATAGgaggaaacagaaagaaagtCAGAGGCAAAAGATTTAGGCCACGGTCTAATTCAACTGA GACACTGTCTCCTGCAAAGTCTCCATCTTCATCCACTGGATCTATTGCTTCCAGCAGAAAATACCCTTACCCGATGCCACCACTTCctgatgaagagaaaaaagtcaaCAGGCAAAGTGCCAGG CTATGGGAGACATCCATCTAG